One stretch of Manis pentadactyla isolate mManPen7 chromosome 10, mManPen7.hap1, whole genome shotgun sequence DNA includes these proteins:
- the ATP5MF gene encoding ATP synthase subunit f, mitochondrial — protein sequence MASVVPVKEKKLMDVKLGELPSWILMRDFSPKGIAGAFQRGYYRYYNKYVDVKKGSVAGISMVLAAYVLFNYCRCYKELKHERLRKYH from the exons ATGGCGTCAGTCG TACCAGTGAAGGAGAAGAAGCTCATGGATGTCAAATTAGGGGAGCTGCCAAGCTGGATACTGATGCGGGATTTCTCCCCTAAAGGCATTGCTGGAGCATTTCAAAGAG GCTACTACCGGTATTACAACAAGTATGTCGACGTGAAGAAAGGCAGCGTTGCTGGGATCTCCATGGTGCTGGCAGCGTATGTGCTTTTCAACTACTGCCGCTGTTACAAGGAGCTCA AACATGAGCGGCTACGGAAGTACCACTGA